Proteins found in one Bombus terrestris chromosome 1, iyBomTerr1.2, whole genome shotgun sequence genomic segment:
- the LOC100643557 gene encoding facilitated trehalose transporter Tret1 isoform X1, giving the protein MWILQSTYLYVNCHGRSAKMLRQPRVSTPLEHNVLPKYYTRVPPVTRSVTNDSGINLDCSSNTTIATNASPFNSQTALIAEKKVILSGNSVTAPSNHYYAQNLRNNHQKTLSGSHMYDPLDKGIDHDYKQLDPLLVGEPPYTGVELTKPSMSSQNVKPTKDSDTVMRTQFQKEPKPSIMRYANQVLAALSVSMCSMVVGYSSSYTSPGLVSMRDNATATFEVTKETGMWIGSIMPLSALFGGMIGGPSIEYLGRRNTILATALPFIAAWLLISLAANVAMVLAGRALCGFCVGIASLSLPVYLGETIQAEVRGTLGLLPTAFGNTGILVCFIAGMYLDWRNLALLGAALPIPFMILMFVIPETPRWYISKGKTKRARKSLQWLRGKGTDITDELSSVQKLHTESERNVSQGAFMQLFKKNHLKPLFISLGLMFFQQFSGINAVIFYTVQIFRDAGSSIDENISTIVVGIVNFISTFVAASVIDRLGRKMLLYISAISMCLTLFTFGTFFYVKATGVDVTAFGWIPLMSLIVYVIGFSLGFGPIPWLMMGEILPVKIRGSAASVATAFNWSCTFIVTKTYEDIVSVIGPYGTFWMFGTIVLVGFVFVIVSVPETRGRSLEEIEKRFTGPVRRMSAVANMKPMPMAC; this is encoded by the exons GAACACAACGTTTTACCGAAATATTATACGAGGGTGCCTCCGGTTACGAGATCGGTCACGAACGATTCGGGTATCAACCTAGATTGTTCGTCCAACACGACGATTGCGACGAACGCGAGTCCGTTCAACAGCCAGACAGCCTTGATCGCGGAGAAAAAGGTGATTCTTTCCGGCAACAGTGTCACCGCCCCCAGTAACCACTACTATGCACAGAACTTGAGGAACAATCATCAGAAGACCCTGAGCGGGTCTCATATGTACGATCCCCTCGACAAGGGTATCGATCACGATTACAAACAACTCGATCCATTGTTGGTCGGTGAACCCCCGTATACGGGGGTTGAGCTTACCAAGCCAAGCATGAGTTCTCAAAATGTCAAGCCGACCAAGGACTCGGACACCGTTATGCGTACGCAGTTCCAGAAGGAACCGAAACCATCCATCATGCGTTATGCCAATCAG GTGTTGGCTGCCTTGTCGGTGTCCATGTGTTCCATGGTGGTAGGTTACTCGAGCTCCTATACCTCCCCAGGTTTGGTTTCAATGCGGGACAACGCAACGGCTACGTTCGAAGTAACGAAAGAAACC GGCATGTGGATAGGATCGATCATGCCGTTGAGCGCGCTTTTTGGAGGCATGATCGGTGGACCAAGTATCGAATACCTTGGTAGAAGAAACACTATTTTGGCCACCGCATTACCCTTCATCGCAG CCTGGCTACTAATCTCCCTGGCAGCGAATGTTGCCATGGTGCTCGCCGGCCGTGCTCTATGCGGGTTCTGCGTTGGCATTGCGTCGCTTTCGCTACCAGTGTATCTTGGTGAAACGATACAAGCCGAGGTGCGTGGTACCCTTGGTCTCTTACCAACTGCTTTTGGTAATACAG GAATTTTAGTTTGCTTCATAGCCGGCATGTATCTAGACTGGAGAAATCTCGCGCTACTCGGCGCTGCTTTACCGATACCGTTCATGATTCTGATGTTCGTGATTCCCGAGACTCCTAGATGGTATATCTCCAAGGGAAAGACAAAAAGGGCGCGAAAATCGCTACAATGGCTGCGAGGCAAAGGCACCGACATTACCGACGAACTGTCCTCCGTTCAAAAGTTACACACCGAGAGCGAACGTAACGTTTCGCAGGGTGCATTCATGCAACTGTTTAAGAAAAATCATCTGAAGCCACTCTTCATCTCGCTTGGCCTTATGTTTTTCCAACAATTTTCGGGAATCAACGctgttatattttataccgtTCAAATTTTTAGG GACGCTGGAAGTAGCATCGACGAGAACATCTCTACCATCGTTGTAGGTATCGTAAACTTCATTTCAACGTTCGTTGCGGCATCCGTTATAGACAGACTAGGCAGAAAAATGTTGCTGTACATAAGCGCTATATCGATGTGTCTAACTCTATTCACATTCGGTACGTTCTTCTACGTGAAGGCGACAGGAGTGGATGTGACGGCATTCGGTTGGATACCGTTAATGAGTCTGATCGTTTACGTAATCGGCTTCTCTCTGGGATTTGGCCCGATTCCATGGCTGATGATGGGCGAGATTTTACCGGTTAAGATACGCGGCTCGGCAGCCAGCGTAGCCACGGCTTTCAACTGGAGTTGCACGTTCATCGTCACGAAGACATACGAAGACATTGTTTCGGTGATTGGACCGTACGGCACTTTCTGGATGTTCGGTACGATCGTTCTAGTTGGTTTCGTCTTCGTAATCGTCAGCGTACCAGAAACGCGAGGTAGATCTCTCGAGGAAATCGAGAAAAGATTCACCGGACCGGTGAGAAGAATGAGTGCGGTCGCTAACATGAAGCCTATGCCTATGGCCTGTTAA
- the LOC100643557 gene encoding facilitated trehalose transporter Tret1 isoform X4, which produces MYDPLDKGIDHDYKQLDPLLVGEPPYTGVELTKPSMSSQNVKPTKDSDTVMRTQFQKEPKPSIMRYANQVLAALSVSMCSMVVGYSSSYTSPGLVSMRDNATATFEVTKETGMWIGSIMPLSALFGGMIGGPSIEYLGRRNTILATALPFIAAWLLISLAANVAMVLAGRALCGFCVGIASLSLPVYLGETIQAEVRGTLGLLPTAFGNTGILVCFIAGMYLDWRNLALLGAALPIPFMILMFVIPETPRWYISKGKTKRARKSLQWLRGKGTDITDELSSVQKLHTESERNVSQGAFMQLFKKNHLKPLFISLGLMFFQQFSGINAVIFYTVQIFRDAGSSIDENISTIVVGIVNFISTFVAASVIDRLGRKMLLYISAISMCLTLFTFGTFFYVKATGVDVTAFGWIPLMSLIVYVIGFSLGFGPIPWLMMGEILPVKIRGSAASVATAFNWSCTFIVTKTYEDIVSVIGPYGTFWMFGTIVLVGFVFVIVSVPETRGRSLEEIEKRFTGPVRRMSAVANMKPMPMAC; this is translated from the exons ATGTACGATCCCCTCGACAAGGGTATCGATCACGATTACAAACAACTCGATCCATTGTTGGTCGGTGAACCCCCGTATACGGGGGTTGAGCTTACCAAGCCAAGCATGAGTTCTCAAAATGTCAAGCCGACCAAGGACTCGGACACCGTTATGCGTACGCAGTTCCAGAAGGAACCGAAACCATCCATCATGCGTTATGCCAATCAG GTGTTGGCTGCCTTGTCGGTGTCCATGTGTTCCATGGTGGTAGGTTACTCGAGCTCCTATACCTCCCCAGGTTTGGTTTCAATGCGGGACAACGCAACGGCTACGTTCGAAGTAACGAAAGAAACC GGCATGTGGATAGGATCGATCATGCCGTTGAGCGCGCTTTTTGGAGGCATGATCGGTGGACCAAGTATCGAATACCTTGGTAGAAGAAACACTATTTTGGCCACCGCATTACCCTTCATCGCAG CCTGGCTACTAATCTCCCTGGCAGCGAATGTTGCCATGGTGCTCGCCGGCCGTGCTCTATGCGGGTTCTGCGTTGGCATTGCGTCGCTTTCGCTACCAGTGTATCTTGGTGAAACGATACAAGCCGAGGTGCGTGGTACCCTTGGTCTCTTACCAACTGCTTTTGGTAATACAG GAATTTTAGTTTGCTTCATAGCCGGCATGTATCTAGACTGGAGAAATCTCGCGCTACTCGGCGCTGCTTTACCGATACCGTTCATGATTCTGATGTTCGTGATTCCCGAGACTCCTAGATGGTATATCTCCAAGGGAAAGACAAAAAGGGCGCGAAAATCGCTACAATGGCTGCGAGGCAAAGGCACCGACATTACCGACGAACTGTCCTCCGTTCAAAAGTTACACACCGAGAGCGAACGTAACGTTTCGCAGGGTGCATTCATGCAACTGTTTAAGAAAAATCATCTGAAGCCACTCTTCATCTCGCTTGGCCTTATGTTTTTCCAACAATTTTCGGGAATCAACGctgttatattttataccgtTCAAATTTTTAGG GACGCTGGAAGTAGCATCGACGAGAACATCTCTACCATCGTTGTAGGTATCGTAAACTTCATTTCAACGTTCGTTGCGGCATCCGTTATAGACAGACTAGGCAGAAAAATGTTGCTGTACATAAGCGCTATATCGATGTGTCTAACTCTATTCACATTCGGTACGTTCTTCTACGTGAAGGCGACAGGAGTGGATGTGACGGCATTCGGTTGGATACCGTTAATGAGTCTGATCGTTTACGTAATCGGCTTCTCTCTGGGATTTGGCCCGATTCCATGGCTGATGATGGGCGAGATTTTACCGGTTAAGATACGCGGCTCGGCAGCCAGCGTAGCCACGGCTTTCAACTGGAGTTGCACGTTCATCGTCACGAAGACATACGAAGACATTGTTTCGGTGATTGGACCGTACGGCACTTTCTGGATGTTCGGTACGATCGTTCTAGTTGGTTTCGTCTTCGTAATCGTCAGCGTACCAGAAACGCGAGGTAGATCTCTCGAGGAAATCGAGAAAAGATTCACCGGACCGGTGAGAAGAATGAGTGCGGTCGCTAACATGAAGCCTATGCCTATGGCCTGTTAA
- the LOC100643557 gene encoding facilitated trehalose transporter Tret1 isoform X5, whose translation MKILMRADTHVNIELPGNAPVAKCTFTQVLAALSVSMCSMVVGYSSSYTSPGLVSMRDNATATFEVTKETGMWIGSIMPLSALFGGMIGGPSIEYLGRRNTILATALPFIAAWLLISLAANVAMVLAGRALCGFCVGIASLSLPVYLGETIQAEVRGTLGLLPTAFGNTGILVCFIAGMYLDWRNLALLGAALPIPFMILMFVIPETPRWYISKGKTKRARKSLQWLRGKGTDITDELSSVQKLHTESERNVSQGAFMQLFKKNHLKPLFISLGLMFFQQFSGINAVIFYTVQIFRDAGSSIDENISTIVVGIVNFISTFVAASVIDRLGRKMLLYISAISMCLTLFTFGTFFYVKATGVDVTAFGWIPLMSLIVYVIGFSLGFGPIPWLMMGEILPVKIRGSAASVATAFNWSCTFIVTKTYEDIVSVIGPYGTFWMFGTIVLVGFVFVIVSVPETRGRSLEEIEKRFTGPVRRMSAVANMKPMPMAC comes from the exons ATGAAGATTCTTATGCGAGCTGATACCCATGTGAACATCGAATTACCGGGCAACGCGCCAGTCGCTAAATGCACCTTCACTCAG GTGTTGGCTGCCTTGTCGGTGTCCATGTGTTCCATGGTGGTAGGTTACTCGAGCTCCTATACCTCCCCAGGTTTGGTTTCAATGCGGGACAACGCAACGGCTACGTTCGAAGTAACGAAAGAAACC GGCATGTGGATAGGATCGATCATGCCGTTGAGCGCGCTTTTTGGAGGCATGATCGGTGGACCAAGTATCGAATACCTTGGTAGAAGAAACACTATTTTGGCCACCGCATTACCCTTCATCGCAG CCTGGCTACTAATCTCCCTGGCAGCGAATGTTGCCATGGTGCTCGCCGGCCGTGCTCTATGCGGGTTCTGCGTTGGCATTGCGTCGCTTTCGCTACCAGTGTATCTTGGTGAAACGATACAAGCCGAGGTGCGTGGTACCCTTGGTCTCTTACCAACTGCTTTTGGTAATACAG GAATTTTAGTTTGCTTCATAGCCGGCATGTATCTAGACTGGAGAAATCTCGCGCTACTCGGCGCTGCTTTACCGATACCGTTCATGATTCTGATGTTCGTGATTCCCGAGACTCCTAGATGGTATATCTCCAAGGGAAAGACAAAAAGGGCGCGAAAATCGCTACAATGGCTGCGAGGCAAAGGCACCGACATTACCGACGAACTGTCCTCCGTTCAAAAGTTACACACCGAGAGCGAACGTAACGTTTCGCAGGGTGCATTCATGCAACTGTTTAAGAAAAATCATCTGAAGCCACTCTTCATCTCGCTTGGCCTTATGTTTTTCCAACAATTTTCGGGAATCAACGctgttatattttataccgtTCAAATTTTTAGG GACGCTGGAAGTAGCATCGACGAGAACATCTCTACCATCGTTGTAGGTATCGTAAACTTCATTTCAACGTTCGTTGCGGCATCCGTTATAGACAGACTAGGCAGAAAAATGTTGCTGTACATAAGCGCTATATCGATGTGTCTAACTCTATTCACATTCGGTACGTTCTTCTACGTGAAGGCGACAGGAGTGGATGTGACGGCATTCGGTTGGATACCGTTAATGAGTCTGATCGTTTACGTAATCGGCTTCTCTCTGGGATTTGGCCCGATTCCATGGCTGATGATGGGCGAGATTTTACCGGTTAAGATACGCGGCTCGGCAGCCAGCGTAGCCACGGCTTTCAACTGGAGTTGCACGTTCATCGTCACGAAGACATACGAAGACATTGTTTCGGTGATTGGACCGTACGGCACTTTCTGGATGTTCGGTACGATCGTTCTAGTTGGTTTCGTCTTCGTAATCGTCAGCGTACCAGAAACGCGAGGTAGATCTCTCGAGGAAATCGAGAAAAGATTCACCGGACCGGTGAGAAGAATGAGTGCGGTCGCTAACATGAAGCCTATGCCTATGGCCTGTTAA
- the LOC100643557 gene encoding facilitated trehalose transporter Tret1 isoform X3, producing MLRQPRVSTPLEHNVLPKYYTRVPPVTRSVTNDSGINLDCSSNTTIATNASPFNSQTALIAEKKVILSGNSVTAPSNHYYAQNLRNNHQKTLSGSHMYDPLDKGIDHDYKQLDPLLVGEPPYTGVELTKPSMSSQNVKPTKDSDTVMRTQFQKEPKPSIMRYANQVLAALSVSMCSMVVGYSSSYTSPGLVSMRDNATATFEVTKETGMWIGSIMPLSALFGGMIGGPSIEYLGRRNTILATALPFIAAWLLISLAANVAMVLAGRALCGFCVGIASLSLPVYLGETIQAEVRGTLGLLPTAFGNTGILVCFIAGMYLDWRNLALLGAALPIPFMILMFVIPETPRWYISKGKTKRARKSLQWLRGKGTDITDELSSVQKLHTESERNVSQGAFMQLFKKNHLKPLFISLGLMFFQQFSGINAVIFYTVQIFRDAGSSIDENISTIVVGIVNFISTFVAASVIDRLGRKMLLYISAISMCLTLFTFGTFFYVKATGVDVTAFGWIPLMSLIVYVIGFSLGFGPIPWLMMGEILPVKIRGSAASVATAFNWSCTFIVTKTYEDIVSVIGPYGTFWMFGTIVLVGFVFVIVSVPETRGRSLEEIEKRFTGPVRRMSAVANMKPMPMAC from the exons GAACACAACGTTTTACCGAAATATTATACGAGGGTGCCTCCGGTTACGAGATCGGTCACGAACGATTCGGGTATCAACCTAGATTGTTCGTCCAACACGACGATTGCGACGAACGCGAGTCCGTTCAACAGCCAGACAGCCTTGATCGCGGAGAAAAAGGTGATTCTTTCCGGCAACAGTGTCACCGCCCCCAGTAACCACTACTATGCACAGAACTTGAGGAACAATCATCAGAAGACCCTGAGCGGGTCTCATATGTACGATCCCCTCGACAAGGGTATCGATCACGATTACAAACAACTCGATCCATTGTTGGTCGGTGAACCCCCGTATACGGGGGTTGAGCTTACCAAGCCAAGCATGAGTTCTCAAAATGTCAAGCCGACCAAGGACTCGGACACCGTTATGCGTACGCAGTTCCAGAAGGAACCGAAACCATCCATCATGCGTTATGCCAATCAG GTGTTGGCTGCCTTGTCGGTGTCCATGTGTTCCATGGTGGTAGGTTACTCGAGCTCCTATACCTCCCCAGGTTTGGTTTCAATGCGGGACAACGCAACGGCTACGTTCGAAGTAACGAAAGAAACC GGCATGTGGATAGGATCGATCATGCCGTTGAGCGCGCTTTTTGGAGGCATGATCGGTGGACCAAGTATCGAATACCTTGGTAGAAGAAACACTATTTTGGCCACCGCATTACCCTTCATCGCAG CCTGGCTACTAATCTCCCTGGCAGCGAATGTTGCCATGGTGCTCGCCGGCCGTGCTCTATGCGGGTTCTGCGTTGGCATTGCGTCGCTTTCGCTACCAGTGTATCTTGGTGAAACGATACAAGCCGAGGTGCGTGGTACCCTTGGTCTCTTACCAACTGCTTTTGGTAATACAG GAATTTTAGTTTGCTTCATAGCCGGCATGTATCTAGACTGGAGAAATCTCGCGCTACTCGGCGCTGCTTTACCGATACCGTTCATGATTCTGATGTTCGTGATTCCCGAGACTCCTAGATGGTATATCTCCAAGGGAAAGACAAAAAGGGCGCGAAAATCGCTACAATGGCTGCGAGGCAAAGGCACCGACATTACCGACGAACTGTCCTCCGTTCAAAAGTTACACACCGAGAGCGAACGTAACGTTTCGCAGGGTGCATTCATGCAACTGTTTAAGAAAAATCATCTGAAGCCACTCTTCATCTCGCTTGGCCTTATGTTTTTCCAACAATTTTCGGGAATCAACGctgttatattttataccgtTCAAATTTTTAGG GACGCTGGAAGTAGCATCGACGAGAACATCTCTACCATCGTTGTAGGTATCGTAAACTTCATTTCAACGTTCGTTGCGGCATCCGTTATAGACAGACTAGGCAGAAAAATGTTGCTGTACATAAGCGCTATATCGATGTGTCTAACTCTATTCACATTCGGTACGTTCTTCTACGTGAAGGCGACAGGAGTGGATGTGACGGCATTCGGTTGGATACCGTTAATGAGTCTGATCGTTTACGTAATCGGCTTCTCTCTGGGATTTGGCCCGATTCCATGGCTGATGATGGGCGAGATTTTACCGGTTAAGATACGCGGCTCGGCAGCCAGCGTAGCCACGGCTTTCAACTGGAGTTGCACGTTCATCGTCACGAAGACATACGAAGACATTGTTTCGGTGATTGGACCGTACGGCACTTTCTGGATGTTCGGTACGATCGTTCTAGTTGGTTTCGTCTTCGTAATCGTCAGCGTACCAGAAACGCGAGGTAGATCTCTCGAGGAAATCGAGAAAAGATTCACCGGACCGGTGAGAAGAATGAGTGCGGTCGCTAACATGAAGCCTATGCCTATGGCCTGTTAA
- the LOC100643557 gene encoding facilitated trehalose transporter Tret1 isoform X2, giving the protein MSNSQRRQMMQPWPLCLVSFSKTKEHNVLPKYYTRVPPVTRSVTNDSGINLDCSSNTTIATNASPFNSQTALIAEKKVILSGNSVTAPSNHYYAQNLRNNHQKTLSGSHMYDPLDKGIDHDYKQLDPLLVGEPPYTGVELTKPSMSSQNVKPTKDSDTVMRTQFQKEPKPSIMRYANQVLAALSVSMCSMVVGYSSSYTSPGLVSMRDNATATFEVTKETGMWIGSIMPLSALFGGMIGGPSIEYLGRRNTILATALPFIAAWLLISLAANVAMVLAGRALCGFCVGIASLSLPVYLGETIQAEVRGTLGLLPTAFGNTGILVCFIAGMYLDWRNLALLGAALPIPFMILMFVIPETPRWYISKGKTKRARKSLQWLRGKGTDITDELSSVQKLHTESERNVSQGAFMQLFKKNHLKPLFISLGLMFFQQFSGINAVIFYTVQIFRDAGSSIDENISTIVVGIVNFISTFVAASVIDRLGRKMLLYISAISMCLTLFTFGTFFYVKATGVDVTAFGWIPLMSLIVYVIGFSLGFGPIPWLMMGEILPVKIRGSAASVATAFNWSCTFIVTKTYEDIVSVIGPYGTFWMFGTIVLVGFVFVIVSVPETRGRSLEEIEKRFTGPVRRMSAVANMKPMPMAC; this is encoded by the exons GAACACAACGTTTTACCGAAATATTATACGAGGGTGCCTCCGGTTACGAGATCGGTCACGAACGATTCGGGTATCAACCTAGATTGTTCGTCCAACACGACGATTGCGACGAACGCGAGTCCGTTCAACAGCCAGACAGCCTTGATCGCGGAGAAAAAGGTGATTCTTTCCGGCAACAGTGTCACCGCCCCCAGTAACCACTACTATGCACAGAACTTGAGGAACAATCATCAGAAGACCCTGAGCGGGTCTCATATGTACGATCCCCTCGACAAGGGTATCGATCACGATTACAAACAACTCGATCCATTGTTGGTCGGTGAACCCCCGTATACGGGGGTTGAGCTTACCAAGCCAAGCATGAGTTCTCAAAATGTCAAGCCGACCAAGGACTCGGACACCGTTATGCGTACGCAGTTCCAGAAGGAACCGAAACCATCCATCATGCGTTATGCCAATCAG GTGTTGGCTGCCTTGTCGGTGTCCATGTGTTCCATGGTGGTAGGTTACTCGAGCTCCTATACCTCCCCAGGTTTGGTTTCAATGCGGGACAACGCAACGGCTACGTTCGAAGTAACGAAAGAAACC GGCATGTGGATAGGATCGATCATGCCGTTGAGCGCGCTTTTTGGAGGCATGATCGGTGGACCAAGTATCGAATACCTTGGTAGAAGAAACACTATTTTGGCCACCGCATTACCCTTCATCGCAG CCTGGCTACTAATCTCCCTGGCAGCGAATGTTGCCATGGTGCTCGCCGGCCGTGCTCTATGCGGGTTCTGCGTTGGCATTGCGTCGCTTTCGCTACCAGTGTATCTTGGTGAAACGATACAAGCCGAGGTGCGTGGTACCCTTGGTCTCTTACCAACTGCTTTTGGTAATACAG GAATTTTAGTTTGCTTCATAGCCGGCATGTATCTAGACTGGAGAAATCTCGCGCTACTCGGCGCTGCTTTACCGATACCGTTCATGATTCTGATGTTCGTGATTCCCGAGACTCCTAGATGGTATATCTCCAAGGGAAAGACAAAAAGGGCGCGAAAATCGCTACAATGGCTGCGAGGCAAAGGCACCGACATTACCGACGAACTGTCCTCCGTTCAAAAGTTACACACCGAGAGCGAACGTAACGTTTCGCAGGGTGCATTCATGCAACTGTTTAAGAAAAATCATCTGAAGCCACTCTTCATCTCGCTTGGCCTTATGTTTTTCCAACAATTTTCGGGAATCAACGctgttatattttataccgtTCAAATTTTTAGG GACGCTGGAAGTAGCATCGACGAGAACATCTCTACCATCGTTGTAGGTATCGTAAACTTCATTTCAACGTTCGTTGCGGCATCCGTTATAGACAGACTAGGCAGAAAAATGTTGCTGTACATAAGCGCTATATCGATGTGTCTAACTCTATTCACATTCGGTACGTTCTTCTACGTGAAGGCGACAGGAGTGGATGTGACGGCATTCGGTTGGATACCGTTAATGAGTCTGATCGTTTACGTAATCGGCTTCTCTCTGGGATTTGGCCCGATTCCATGGCTGATGATGGGCGAGATTTTACCGGTTAAGATACGCGGCTCGGCAGCCAGCGTAGCCACGGCTTTCAACTGGAGTTGCACGTTCATCGTCACGAAGACATACGAAGACATTGTTTCGGTGATTGGACCGTACGGCACTTTCTGGATGTTCGGTACGATCGTTCTAGTTGGTTTCGTCTTCGTAATCGTCAGCGTACCAGAAACGCGAGGTAGATCTCTCGAGGAAATCGAGAAAAGATTCACCGGACCGGTGAGAAGAATGAGTGCGGTCGCTAACATGAAGCCTATGCCTATGGCCTGTTAA